TTGGAAATTGGAAATTGGAAATTGGAAATTCTCGTGATCAGCGGTGGCTGATCACGAGTCAGGACCCGTTCGAAACCGGCCTCGTCGGCGTGCTTCTCAAGCGGCGTTTCGGCGCGGCGCTTCAAATCCAGGTACACACGGACTTTTTGAGCCCGCACTTTGCGTGGCAGTCGCTGCTCAATCGCGCCCGCGTGCGTATCGCACGCTTCACGCTTCCTCGCGCCGACTGCATTCGCGTCGTCTCCGAGCGTATCCGACAGTCGTTGTCAAGGGTCAAATGTCAAATGTCAAATGTCGCCACCCTCCCCATCTTCGTTGACGCCGCTCGCTTCAGCGCGCGACCTGACGAGGTGGCGGTTCGCGAGATCCGGGCGCGCTACGCACAGTTTGGCCGCCTGATCCTCATGGTCGGCCGTCTTGCGCAGGAGAAGAACATCGCGCTTGCGATCGAGGCGATGCGAGATGTCGTCAAGGCACATCCGCGCACCGGCTTCATCGTTGTGGGCGACGGGTCAGAAAAAAGCCGTTACCAGTTACCAGTTACCAGTTACCAGTTACAGAATAATGTAATTTTTGAATCTTCCGCCGCTGACCTTGCGCCTTACTACCACGCAGCTGATATCTTCCTCCACACCTCAAACTACGAAGGCTATGGTATGGTATTAGTTGAAGCGGCGGCAGCGGGTTTGCCGATCGTAACGACCGACGTCGGCATCGTAGGGGATATACTCCGCGACGGCGAGAGTGCGTTCGTCTGCCCGGTCGGCGACCGCGCGTGCATCAGAGAACGGCTGCTGCGGCTTCTCGGCGACGAGACACTTCAGATACGCCTCGGCAGCGCAGCGCAGGAGGCGGTGATGCGACACGCGGTGAGTAAGGAGGAGTATGTGCGAAAATATCAGGAAACGTGGGAGCGGTGCGCTACCTCTAGGGTTTTAGAAAAAAATGATGAAAATATGGACTACACTGGCGTGATCATCGAAGAAAGTCTGGAGAACAAAGACGTCCTCAAAGAGGTGCATATTTCTAGCACAAAAATTGAGGAGGTCACGGCAGAACATAAAACTCCATGGATAAAACAGTGGACTTTACACACCGTTAAAATTTCAGAAAATCAGGCCGATAGTGTCGCGGGGAAAATCAGTAAAGCGCTCGACCGCAAACATCCCTGGTATGCAGACTTCAAAAACAACGCATCTCACTTCGTTATTTTTCGCGACAAATTTTTCAAAGTTGATCGGAGCAAAAAAGAGCAGTACGATGACGTGGCGAGGTTTGGCGTTTCGTTAGGGATTCCAGACTACCAGCTCGATTTTTCGCCGCAGGTTAAAGAATGGGAAAGATAGGCGACAATTTTTAATGCCGCTCTGTAATTGTCGTGGGATTTTCGCGGGCGATCGTAGCCCCTAGTTACCAGTTACTGATTACTAGCCCCCTATGCTAATCGGCTTCATCGGCCAAGGATTTATAGGAAAAAGTTACGCCGACGATTTTGAGCGGCGGGGGTTTAGCGTGGTGCGCTACGCGCTCGAAGAGCCGTATGTGCAAAATAAAGAGGCGATTAAGACGTGCGACGTTGTCTTCGTCGCTGTGCCGACGCCGACAAAGCACGATACCGGCTTCGACGATTCCATCGTGCGCTCGGCGCTCGGGCTTGTCGGCGAGGGAAATATCGCTGTGATAAAATCAACGATTCTTCCCGGGACGACGGAGCGGCTGCAAAAAGAGTTCCCCAAGATTACCGTGCTCCACTCACCGGAGTTTTTGAGTGAGGCGACGGCGGCAGAGGACGCAGCGCATCCGGTGTTTAATATTATCGGCGTGCCGGAGGGAGATGTGCGAGGGCGCGAGGCCGCCGAGCGCGTGATGGCGACACTGCCGCAGGCGGGATACAGCACAATTTGCACTGCGCGCGAGGCAGAACTTTTTAAGTACCTACGAAATTGTTTTTTCTACACCAAGGTTGTGTACATGAATCTGCTCTACGACGTGGCACAGGTCCTGGGCGCAGACTGGAGTGCGCTTCGCGCGATACTTGCGCGTGACCCATGGATCGCCGAGAAGCATCTCGATCCGGTGCACAAAAGCGGCCGCGGCGCCGGAGGAAACTGCTTCGTGAAAGATTTCGCGGCGTTTGCCCAGATTTACGCTTCTCTCCTTCCTGCTGACGAGGAGGGTCTGACCCTCCTCAAGGCGCTAGAAAATAAAAATATCGCGCTGCTGCGCGAGAGCGGCAAAGGGCTTGAGCAGATTCGAGCGGTGTACGGCGTGACGGGGGACTAGTAATCAGTAACTGGTAACTAGTAACTGCGGACGCGACGTTTGATTACTGGAGCGAGAATGCGTTATGCTGAAGTCATGTGGGGAGTTTTACTCGCGCTCGTTGTTGCCTTTGAAGCGGCCGCCGATGTATTCGCAAAGTCATGGTCCGTGAAAGGCGGCGTTGTCCTTGCCGCGACAGCACTCACCCTCTATGTCGTAGACAATACGTTTTGGCTCTTTGCGCTTCGCGGCGGCGCAGGGCTTGCACGCGGTGGCATTCTATTTTCCGTTGCTTCCGCCTTGCTGGCCGCCGTCATCGGCGTTTTCGTTTTTCGCGAAACGCTTACAACGACCCAGACCCTTGGCATCATCGTCGGACTGGCTGCGGTCGGCCTTTTGTCGTGGTAACAGCGAAGCGTAATGGCATGTGCGGTTGGTGTACGGAAACGACATTTGACCATTGACCTTTGATATTTTGACACGGTCAGCGCTGCTCGATGTTTTTGCCCCGTACGTCAATGATCAAAGGTCACATGTCAAAGGTCCGCACCCATCTCCTCATCGTCACCCAGAAAGTTGACCGCGCTGATCCGGTGCTCGGCTTTTTTCAGGCGTGGATCGAGGAGTTTGCACAGCACTGGGAGGCGATCACGGTGATTTGTCTTGACGAGGGCGAGCGCTCGGTGCCGCAGAACGTGCGCGTGTTTTGTTTAGGGAAAAGCAGCATGCAGCAAGCAGCATGCAGCAAGCAAAACGTGCGTGTTGTATATTGCTTGCTGCATGCTGCTCGTCGCTTCGTGTATACCGCGCGTTTCTTGCGACTTATCATCGGTACACACCGCTCGTACGATTGCGTTTTCGTGCACATGAACGCCGAGTATGTGGTGCTTGGTGGTATCTTCTGGCGGCTTATGGGGAAGCGGGTTGCGCTTTGGTACAACCACCCGGCGCGGAGCATGAAAGTGCGCGTTGCGGCGCAGCTTGCGCATCGTATTTTTTATACCTCGCCGCAATCGTTTACCGCTCGATATCGGAGAAAGGCGCGGCAGATGCCGGTGGGGATTGATACGGAGCAGTTTCGTCCGGGAAGGAAAGACACGAGTGCGCCGCGGCCGTGCTCGATTTTGATACTCGGGCGGATTTCCGTTTACAAACGACTCCACGTGATGATAGGGGCGCTAAAGCTCGTGCGTGAGCGCGGCGTTCATTGTGTTGCCGACATTATCGGCAGTGAGATTCCGGGCGAGGAAGATTATGCTGCGAAAATGCGCTTGGAGGCACGCGAGCTTGAGCAGGACGGCTTCATCCATTGGAGAGCAGGGGTGCCGCACGAGAGGACGCCGCAGCTCTTTCGCGAGCACGAACTTTATATAAATGCCTCGCAGGCTGGCAATTTTGATAAAACGATTCTTGAGGCGATGAGCTGTGAGACGATGGTGCTCACGTCAAACCCGGCGCTTGCCGAGGTCCTGCCGCTCCCGTGCCGTTTTACTGAAGGCAACGCCGATGAGCTGGTGAGCAAAGCGCGTTATCTCCTCGCGTTGCCCGAGGTTGAGAAGCGTCGCATCGGCGCGCTGCTTCGCGAGTATGTCGTGGAGCACCACACACTTGCCGCGCTTGCAGCGGAGGTGCGGCGGCAGTTCGACGCTCTGTGATGAGCGGAAAGTAGAGGCCCCGCCAGAGTGGCGGAGCTTTGGGGTGTTAGACGGGCATGCGCTTGACGACATAGAGGAGCATGCCGAAATGGGAGTCTGCGTAGACGATATCGAACCTGTGTCGCTTGAGGAGCGCGTCGAAGTCGTCAGGTTTCCAGCACGCAGCGAGCGTGCGTCCAAACTCGCTCGACCGTCGTCCTTCATGCATGCCACAGTATTCTCCTTCAGCTGGTCGCAAGTCAAATGTGCATGCGCGTGTGAGCCGTTACATATGCTCTCATAGAGGGGTTTCAGAAGCAGGAGGGAGTTTGAGCTCTCAATGTTCAATGTTGTATGCATACAAAGGAGGGCATTATGGATACAGGAAAAAAGAAACCGCTCATTGGCATGATTGGCATGGGCTGGGTCGGCGCGAACGTCGCGCGGGCGATAGGTGAGCGCGGGTATACCGTCATTGCGTTTGATACAGATAGTCGGAAGCCGTACGCGCACAACCAGCGTCGCATTGAAGCGTGCGATATCGTTTTTGTTGCTGTGCCGACACCGACACGGCTTACAGACGGTGGCTGCGATGACTCGTGCGTGCGTGACGCGCTTCAGCACGTCGGGAGCGGCAAGATCGCGGTGGTCAAATCGACGATTCCGCCTGGTGCCTTGGACGCGCTGCAGCAGGAACATTCGGACAAGTTCCTTTTCCACTCGCCTGAGTTTCTGGCTAAAGCAAGCGCTGCATACGACGCCGTACGTCCGACGCGAAATGTAGTAGGGATACCGGACGGTGCGACGAGCGCACACCGTGCCAAGGCAAACGAGGTGCTTGCCGTGCTGCCGCCGGCGCCCGTGACAGTCATATGTTCGGCGAGAGAGGCCTCGCTCATCAAGTATCTGAGCAATTATCGCCTATACACGCAAGTGGCATGGTGGAATCAGAGTTATGATATTGCGAAGGAATTTGGTGCGAACTGGGAGACGGTGCGACGAGGTATTGCTGCCGACCCGCGTATTGGCGCTGCACATAGCGAGGTATATGCGGACGGGGGACGCGGCGCAGGAGGCGACTGTTTCATCAAAGACATTGCTGCGCTCCGGCAGTTTGTGACAGAGCCGCTCGGCAAGAATTTCGACGTCTATGCGCTTATCTCCGCCGTTGAAGACTACAACATTGCCCTGCTTCGCGCGAGCGGCAAAGACCTCGATAAGCTCGTCGCGGTGTATGGGCCCGAAATACTTACAGCGGCTGGCCAAGAAACAGAACTGGTAACTGACCCCGCTACGGTTGCTGCATCCAAGACAAGAGTGCGTCTTTAAACAGGCCTCGGTTTTTTCGCAGGAGTTTTGAGTGACCTAATGCGGGCTTGCCATGGCCTGGAAACAAGGGTGCCCCGACAGTGACACACTGTCGGGGCTTTGTTTTTTTGTTTGTTGCTGTCTTAGAAACTCACCTTACGCAACCATGCATTACTGTGTGAAAGTATCTGTACTCGTCATTGCGAGGGCGCAGCCCGAAGCAATCCAGAGTATAACGACATGATCCTGGATTGCTTCCGGCCTGCTGGCATGCAGGTGCTTCGCTCGCAAAGACGGAAAGAACAGTCGTGATGCGTAAGGTGAGTTAGAAATCCTCGACGACTTTGCCGCTGAGCCATGCCAGTGGATAGAAGATAAAGAGCGGCGCGGTGACGGCGAGGAGCACGGCGTTCAGCACGCGGTGTTTCTTTTTCTTGATGATTTTTTTGAGGAGGCCTTCCCACCACTCGCAAAAGCACCACATGCCCACCGCGAACGGCGTGAGAAAGATGGCGAGGAGCAGCTTCCCTATTTCTTTGAGCGCGCTGAGCAACGTCATATTTGTACCGTATCACATGCACGTAAAAATGCGCGCGCGAGTACGCCGTGGACAGCGTTACGCGGAACGGTATACGTCGCCTCGCTCCACGACAGCGTACTTGCGAGCACGAGCGTGTCGACATTCTGCTCGGCGACGCGTTTGACGACATACAGTATGCACGATTCACCTATTGCCGCGCCCGAAACGACGACAAAATCACCCACACGCGCTCGCCGGAGCGACGTGGCCCAGTAAGTTTTCCCGGGGACGAGGCAGGGCCAGCAGGAGAGACCGGAAACGCGGACTCGAAAAATTGGCAGCATGCAGTATATATCCGTTACTCGAATTTCCAAATTCCAAAAAACAAGCTCCAAACCAAATAAATTCCAAGCTCCAACCAACAAGCTCCAAACAAATTTCAAATTCCCATGCATCAAATCTCAAACACGCACGTCGTGTTTGGAAATTGGATTTTGAATATTGAGACTTGTTTGGAAATTGTTGGTTGGAAATTGGAGCTTATGCGGGCTTCGACCATGGCGCTGCATGTTGTTTACTGCTTGCCGCATACTGCTTGCTGCCAGGCCGTGTCAGTAAAGTGTATCAGTGATCGTTTTATACGCCTCATATTTCTCCGGCGCGCCTTTAGTCTCGTAGAATATGCGCGCGATTTCGTCGACACCAGC
This genomic window from bacterium contains:
- a CDS encoding glycosyltransferase family 4 protein, translated to MEIGNSRDQRWLITSQDPFETGLVGVLLKRRFGAALQIQVHTDFLSPHFAWQSLLNRARVRIARFTLPRADCIRVVSERIRQSLSRVKCQMSNVATLPIFVDAARFSARPDEVAVREIRARYAQFGRLILMVGRLAQEKNIALAIEAMRDVVKAHPRTGFIVVGDGSEKSRYQLPVTSYQLQNNVIFESSAADLAPYYHAADIFLHTSNYEGYGMVLVEAAAAGLPIVTTDVGIVGDILRDGESAFVCPVGDRACIRERLLRLLGDETLQIRLGSAAQEAVMRHAVSKEEYVRKYQETWERCATSRVLEKNDENMDYTGVIIEESLENKDVLKEVHISSTKIEEVTAEHKTPWIKQWTLHTVKISENQADSVAGKISKALDRKHPWYADFKNNASHFVIFRDKFFKVDRSKKEQYDDVARFGVSLGIPDYQLDFSPQVKEWER
- a CDS encoding glycosyltransferase family 4 protein, with translation MSKVRTHLLIVTQKVDRADPVLGFFQAWIEEFAQHWEAITVICLDEGERSVPQNVRVFCLGKSSMQQAACSKQNVRVVYCLLHAARRFVYTARFLRLIIGTHRSYDCVFVHMNAEYVVLGGIFWRLMGKRVALWYNHPARSMKVRVAAQLAHRIFYTSPQSFTARYRRKARQMPVGIDTEQFRPGRKDTSAPRPCSILILGRISVYKRLHVMIGALKLVRERGVHCVADIIGSEIPGEEDYAAKMRLEARELEQDGFIHWRAGVPHERTPQLFREHELYINASQAGNFDKTILEAMSCETMVLTSNPALAEVLPLPCRFTEGNADELVSKARYLLALPEVEKRRIGALLREYVVEHHTLAALAAEVRRQFDAL
- a CDS encoding NAD(P)-binding domain-containing protein, encoding MHTKEGIMDTGKKKPLIGMIGMGWVGANVARAIGERGYTVIAFDTDSRKPYAHNQRRIEACDIVFVAVPTPTRLTDGGCDDSCVRDALQHVGSGKIAVVKSTIPPGALDALQQEHSDKFLFHSPEFLAKASAAYDAVRPTRNVVGIPDGATSAHRAKANEVLAVLPPAPVTVICSAREASLIKYLSNYRLYTQVAWWNQSYDIAKEFGANWETVRRGIAADPRIGAAHSEVYADGGRGAGGDCFIKDIAALRQFVTEPLGKNFDVYALISAVEDYNIALLRASGKDLDKLVAVYGPEILTAAGQETELVTDPATVAASKTRVRL